A portion of the Gossypium arboreum isolate Shixiya-1 chromosome 8, ASM2569848v2, whole genome shotgun sequence genome contains these proteins:
- the LOC108469449 gene encoding ethylene-responsive transcription factor ERF026-like translates to MASASSPSGKHPLYHGIRRRSGKWVSEIREPRKTTRIWLGTYPTPEMAAAAYDVGALTLKGAEAFVNFPASVASYPLPASILSADIRKAAAAAALLKKAESKGIEIDLGSGHPHPAKKEEMTSTEEYMDKDVFLNLPNLLVDMAEGLLVSPLRLSSTPSDDSPGNSDGESLWSY, encoded by the coding sequence ATGGCCTCAGCTTCCTCGCCCTCTGGGAAACACCCATTGTATCATGGAATCCGGCGCCGTAGCGGCAAATGGGTGTCTGAAATCCGTGAACCGCGCAAAACTACTCGCATATGGCTGGGTACATACCCAACGCCGGAAATGGCTGCTGCTGCCTATGATGTGGGTGCGCTAACCCTAAAAGGTGCGGAGGCTTTTGTTAACTTCCCTGCCTCTGTTGCTTCTTATCCGCTTCCTGCTTCTATATTATCGGCTGATATACGTAAAGCGGCTGCCGCTGCTGCTTTACTTAAAAAGGCGGAAAGTAAAGGTATTGAGATTGATCTAGGATCAGGTCATCCTCATCCTGCCAAAAAAGAAGAAATGACGTCGACAGAAGAATATATGGACAAGGATGTCTTTCTAAACCTTCCTAATTTGCTGGTGGACATGGCGGAGGGACTGCTGGTGTCGCCACTAAGATTAAGCTCGACGCCATCGGATGATTCGCCGGGGAATTCCGATGGAGAAAGCTTGTGGAGCTATTGA